In one Nocardioides luteus genomic region, the following are encoded:
- a CDS encoding sodium:solute symporter family protein, with amino-acid sequence MAADTLIQANTVDYLLIAIYFAFVLGIGFLASRGMSNSVDFFLSGRSLPAWVTGLAFISANLGAVEIMGMSATGAQLGLPTVHYFWIGAIPAMLFLGVVMMPFYYGSKVRSVPEFMKRRFGTGAHLVNALSFALAQLLIAGINLYLLGSIVHALLGWPLWVALIVAALIVLSYITLGGLKAAIYNEVLQFFVIVAALLPLTLLGLHRVGGWDGLTSKIEKAAAANPDTIAPAADQLNSWPGAALTGFGSDFLSVVGIVFGLGFVLSFGYWTTNFVEVQRAMAADSISAARKTPIIGAFPKMFIPFITIFPGMIAAVLVTEIARTKAGEAVPGGASGEGVTYNDSLLYLMAEVLPNGLLGLAITGLLAAFMAGMAANVSAFNTVVSFDIIQEYIIKDRPDDFYVKLGRWATVAATAIAIFTAVLASNFSNIMDYLQTLFGFFNAPLFATFILGMFWKRMTATAGWTGLVSGTLAAVLVGILADGTLGGLSVGVLPLSGQGASFVAAGAAFVVDIVVSVIVSLVTAPKPEGSLKGLVYSETPKEDLVDAEDAGRPWWERPVPLAGVALVLVIILNVIF; translated from the coding sequence CTGGCCGCGGACACCCTGATCCAGGCCAACACGGTCGATTATCTCCTGATCGCCATCTACTTCGCGTTCGTCCTCGGCATCGGCTTCCTGGCCAGCCGTGGCATGTCGAACTCGGTCGACTTCTTCCTCTCGGGCCGGTCGCTGCCCGCCTGGGTCACCGGGCTCGCCTTCATCTCGGCGAACCTCGGTGCGGTCGAGATCATGGGTATGTCGGCAACGGGAGCTCAGCTCGGGCTCCCCACCGTCCATTACTTCTGGATCGGTGCGATTCCCGCGATGTTGTTCCTGGGCGTCGTGATGATGCCCTTCTACTACGGCTCGAAGGTGCGCTCGGTCCCCGAGTTCATGAAGCGCCGTTTCGGCACCGGTGCCCACCTGGTCAACGCGCTCTCGTTCGCGCTGGCGCAGCTGCTCATCGCCGGTATCAACCTCTACCTGCTCGGCTCGATCGTGCACGCGCTGCTCGGCTGGCCGCTGTGGGTGGCGCTGATCGTGGCCGCCCTGATCGTGCTGTCCTACATCACCCTCGGCGGTCTGAAGGCCGCGATCTACAACGAGGTGCTGCAGTTCTTCGTGATCGTCGCCGCGCTGCTGCCGCTGACCCTGCTCGGTCTCCACCGGGTCGGCGGCTGGGACGGCCTCACCTCGAAGATCGAGAAGGCCGCGGCGGCCAACCCCGACACCATCGCGCCTGCCGCTGACCAGCTCAACTCCTGGCCCGGTGCGGCCCTGACCGGCTTCGGCTCCGACTTCCTCTCGGTCGTCGGCATCGTGTTCGGTCTCGGCTTCGTGCTCTCCTTCGGCTACTGGACCACCAACTTCGTCGAGGTCCAGCGCGCGATGGCGGCCGACTCGATCTCGGCCGCCCGGAAGACGCCGATCATCGGTGCCTTCCCGAAGATGTTCATCCCGTTCATCACCATCTTCCCCGGCATGATCGCGGCGGTCCTGGTCACCGAGATCGCGCGTACGAAGGCAGGGGAGGCGGTGCCGGGTGGTGCCTCCGGTGAGGGCGTGACCTACAACGACTCGCTGCTCTACCTGATGGCGGAGGTGCTGCCCAACGGTCTGCTCGGGCTGGCGATCACCGGTCTGCTGGCCGCGTTCATGGCCGGTATGGCGGCCAACGTCTCCGCGTTCAACACGGTGGTGTCCTTCGACATCATCCAGGAGTACATCATCAAGGACCGCCCCGACGACTTCTACGTCAAGCTGGGACGCTGGGCGACCGTCGCGGCGACCGCCATCGCGATCTTCACCGCGGTGCTGGCCTCCAACTTCTCCAACATCATGGACTACCTGCAGACCCTGTTCGGGTTCTTCAACGCGCCGCTGTTCGCGACGTTCATCCTGGGTATGTTCTGGAAGCGGATGACCGCGACCGCCGGTTGGACCGGTCTGGTCTCCGGCACGCTGGCGGCCGTGCTCGTCGGCATCCTCGCCGACGGCACGCTCGGCGGGCTCTCCGTCGGTGTCCTGCCGCTCTCCGGCCAGGGCGCCTCGTTCGTGGCGGCCGGTGCGGCCTTCGTGGTCGACATCGTGGTCAGCGTGATCGTCTCGCTGGTGACCGCGCCGAAGCCGGAAGGCTCCCTGAAGGGTCTGGTCTACTCCGAGACCCCGAAGGAGGACCTGGTCGACGCCGAGGACGCCGGTCGCCCGTGGTGGGAGCGCCCGGTGCCCCTGGCGGGTGTCGCGCTGGTCCTGGTCATCATCCTGAACGTGATCTTCTAG
- a CDS encoding HpcH/HpaI aldolase/citrate lyase family protein: protein MTETFRPLRSVLYMPSSNTRALEKAKTIAADALILDLEDAVAPDAKSEARENAAAAVTSGEYGNKYLTIRINGADTEWHADDLAAAAKAGPDAIVVPKVNSPQQVLDLVAAFEKAGVPEHTKLWAMIESPYAILHAEEIASASERLTVLVLGTNDLVKELYVDHVPARANLVTSLQLAVLAARASGKVILDGVYNNVKDAEGYAAEVEQGRIFGFDGKTLVHPSQVEGANAGFAPSEQAVADAKGLIEAFEAAGSGVATYNGKMVEALHVESAKRVLSIAEAIAAL, encoded by the coding sequence ATGACCGAGACCTTCCGTCCCCTCCGCTCGGTCCTCTACATGCCGAGCTCCAACACGCGTGCCCTCGAGAAGGCCAAGACGATCGCGGCCGACGCGCTGATCCTCGACCTCGAGGACGCCGTCGCCCCCGACGCGAAGTCGGAGGCGCGCGAGAACGCAGCAGCGGCCGTGACCTCGGGCGAGTACGGCAACAAGTACCTCACCATCCGCATCAACGGCGCCGACACCGAGTGGCACGCGGACGACCTGGCCGCTGCCGCCAAGGCCGGCCCCGACGCGATCGTCGTCCCCAAGGTGAACAGCCCGCAGCAGGTGCTCGACCTCGTCGCCGCCTTCGAGAAGGCCGGCGTCCCGGAGCACACCAAGCTCTGGGCGATGATCGAGAGCCCGTACGCCATCCTCCACGCCGAGGAGATCGCCTCCGCCTCCGAGCGGCTGACGGTGCTCGTCCTGGGCACGAACGACCTGGTCAAGGAGCTCTACGTCGACCACGTCCCCGCCCGCGCCAACCTGGTCACGTCGCTCCAGCTCGCGGTGCTCGCCGCGCGCGCGAGCGGCAAGGTCATCCTCGACGGCGTCTACAACAACGTGAAGGACGCCGAGGGCTACGCGGCCGAGGTCGAGCAGGGCCGGATCTTCGGGTTCGACGGCAAGACGCTGGTCCACCCCAGCCAGGTCGAGGGCGCCAACGCAGGCTTCGCACCCAGCGAGCAGGCCGTGGCCGACGCCAAGGGTCTCATCGAGGCGTTCGAGGCCGCCGGCAGCGGCGTCGCGACCTACAACGGCAAGATGGTCGAGGCCCTCCACGTCGAGTCCGCCAAGCGAGTCCTCAGCATCGCCGAGGCCATCGCCGCGCTGTAG
- a CDS encoding (Fe-S)-binding protein, translating into MLQIIAIVVCLAATVATAYLVIKAVRSMLAVIKIGTPISRVDQPLARTLTMLKETVLHTRMLQWTWVGILHWFAFAAFIVLSTAVGAAYFQLFDPEWTLPVVGKLFAYEWIAEILGLLGSLGIIPLIIYRLTHQPAQMGRGTRFFGSTQWQAFFVEAMVLVESAAILFIRGAEYNLAKAHGGEVAEHATAFHFPISQFFGALYPTGPDAIHTLENVIYAIAAFKIITALIWLTIVSTHLTMGVAWHRFTAWFNIWFKREPGSRTSSVDGARPLGTALGAIKPMLIDGKPVTLEDVEEDRIPEDAILGVGSIQDFSWKGILDFTTCTECGRCQSQCPAWNTEKPLSPKLLVMGLREHAYAAAGDSDLKEKPLIGKADAAPAGAESNTEVLDWFYNPEDGGFVIDEDVLWSCTSCGACVQQCPVDIEHVDHIMDMRRYQVLVESNFPSELNGLFKGLEGKGNPWNMNANARMDWAKDLPFEVKEVGKDIESLEEVDWLFWVGCAGAYEDRAKKTTRAVAELLDMAGVTFGVLGNGETCTGDSARRAGNEFVFQGLAQQNVETFKEFKVKKAVTTCAHCFNTLKNEYKEFGIELEVVHHTQLLNRLVREGKLTPIADGAGAHKRSITYHDPCYIGRHNGVYEPPRELLQIMPGAEYKEMPRNSERSFCCGAGGARMWMEEKIGSRINENRTDEAVATGADQIAVGCPFCRVMLSDGLTKAQANGSAREEVEVLDVAQMLLASVKGEQATKLAPGEGAKVGAAAKAAPAVEEAAPAAGAAAGSSLFDSPAETAETAEAPKAPADASSLFDTPAPAEPASGGTSGGGSLFDTPAPAAEPEKPASGGSLFDDGGSLFDTPAAPAEEKPAEEKPAEEPAADLGTGGSLFDVPAQEAEPAAAPEAKAAPAAPAPAPEEPAVDLGGGGSLFDIPAAPAEEAAPAPEAKAAPAAAEPEAPTPAAAPAAEEPSIDLSAGGSLFDIPASEPEPAPAKAPEAAAPVEAAAPAEAPEAAAPVAPAAPAAPAAGSGVTSEPKTDVDFDSLGSLFDIEAPEGTVTAAAAPAPAAPAPVAEAAPAAEAAPETPVEETPAEDTAVEVEAPAEPEPEAKAAPAPEPKPAPAVSGDAHTPRTDVDIHEAGSLFDL; encoded by the coding sequence ATGTTGCAGATCATCGCCATCGTCGTGTGTCTCGCGGCAACGGTGGCCACCGCCTACCTGGTGATCAAGGCGGTCCGGTCGATGCTCGCGGTCATCAAGATCGGTACGCCGATCAGCCGCGTCGACCAGCCGCTGGCCCGCACCCTGACGATGTTGAAAGAGACCGTCCTCCACACCCGCATGCTGCAGTGGACCTGGGTCGGGATCCTGCACTGGTTCGCCTTCGCGGCGTTCATCGTGCTCTCCACGGCGGTCGGCGCGGCGTACTTCCAGCTCTTCGACCCGGAGTGGACGCTGCCGGTGGTCGGCAAGCTGTTCGCCTACGAGTGGATCGCCGAGATCCTCGGCCTGCTCGGCTCGCTGGGCATCATCCCGCTGATCATCTACCGGCTGACGCACCAGCCCGCGCAGATGGGCCGCGGCACCCGGTTCTTCGGCTCCACCCAGTGGCAGGCGTTCTTCGTCGAGGCGATGGTGCTGGTCGAGAGCGCGGCGATCCTGTTCATCCGCGGCGCGGAGTACAACCTGGCCAAGGCCCACGGCGGCGAGGTCGCCGAGCACGCCACCGCGTTCCACTTCCCGATCTCGCAGTTCTTCGGGGCGCTCTACCCCACCGGCCCCGACGCGATCCACACGCTCGAGAACGTCATCTACGCGATCGCGGCCTTCAAGATCATCACGGCGCTGATCTGGCTGACCATCGTCTCCACCCACCTGACGATGGGTGTCGCCTGGCACCGCTTCACCGCCTGGTTCAACATCTGGTTCAAGCGCGAGCCGGGTTCGCGTACGTCCTCCGTCGACGGCGCCCGCCCGCTCGGCACCGCGCTCGGCGCGATCAAGCCGATGCTCATCGACGGCAAGCCCGTCACCCTCGAGGACGTCGAGGAGGACCGCATCCCCGAGGACGCCATCCTCGGTGTCGGCTCGATCCAGGACTTCTCCTGGAAGGGCATCCTCGACTTCACCACCTGCACCGAGTGTGGTCGCTGCCAGTCGCAGTGCCCCGCCTGGAACACCGAGAAGCCGCTCTCGCCGAAGCTGCTGGTGATGGGTCTGCGCGAGCACGCGTACGCCGCCGCCGGTGACTCCGACCTCAAGGAGAAGCCGCTGATCGGCAAGGCCGACGCCGCTCCGGCCGGCGCCGAGAGCAACACCGAGGTCCTCGACTGGTTCTACAACCCCGAGGACGGCGGCTTCGTCATCGACGAGGACGTGCTCTGGTCGTGCACCTCGTGCGGTGCTTGCGTCCAGCAGTGCCCCGTCGACATCGAGCACGTCGACCACATCATGGACATGCGCCGCTACCAGGTGCTCGTCGAGTCGAACTTCCCCTCCGAGCTCAACGGCCTGTTCAAGGGCCTCGAGGGCAAGGGCAACCCGTGGAACATGAACGCCAACGCGCGCATGGACTGGGCCAAGGACCTGCCCTTCGAGGTCAAGGAGGTCGGCAAGGACATCGAGTCGCTGGAGGAGGTCGACTGGCTGTTCTGGGTCGGCTGCGCCGGCGCCTACGAGGACCGGGCCAAGAAGACCACCCGCGCCGTGGCCGAGCTGCTCGACATGGCCGGGGTCACCTTCGGTGTACTCGGCAACGGGGAGACCTGCACCGGTGACTCCGCTCGCCGCGCCGGCAACGAGTTCGTCTTCCAGGGACTGGCTCAGCAGAACGTCGAGACGTTCAAGGAGTTCAAGGTCAAGAAGGCCGTCACCACCTGTGCTCACTGCTTCAACACGCTGAAGAACGAGTACAAGGAGTTCGGCATCGAGCTCGAGGTCGTCCACCACACCCAGCTGCTCAACCGTCTCGTACGCGAGGGCAAGCTGACTCCGATCGCGGACGGCGCCGGCGCCCACAAGCGCTCGATCACCTACCACGACCCGTGCTACATCGGTCGCCACAACGGCGTCTACGAGCCGCCGCGCGAGCTGCTGCAGATCATGCCGGGCGCCGAGTACAAGGAGATGCCGCGCAACTCCGAGCGCTCCTTCTGCTGTGGTGCCGGTGGTGCCCGGATGTGGATGGAGGAGAAGATCGGGTCGCGGATCAACGAGAACCGCACCGACGAGGCCGTCGCCACCGGCGCCGACCAGATCGCCGTCGGCTGCCCGTTCTGCCGCGTCATGCTCTCCGACGGCCTGACCAAGGCCCAGGCCAACGGCTCGGCGCGCGAGGAGGTCGAGGTCCTCGACGTCGCGCAGATGCTGCTCGCGTCCGTGAAGGGCGAGCAGGCCACCAAGCTGGCCCCGGGTGAGGGTGCGAAGGTCGGTGCCGCAGCCAAGGCCGCTCCGGCTGTCGAGGAGGCTGCCCCGGCCGCCGGTGCTGCCGCGGGTTCGTCGCTCTTCGACTCCCCGGCCGAGACGGCTGAGACCGCCGAGGCCCCGAAGGCTCCGGCCGACGCGTCCTCGCTCTTCGACACCCCTGCTCCGGCCGAGCCGGCCTCGGGCGGTACGTCGGGCGGCGGCTCGCTCTTCGACACCCCGGCTCCGGCCGCCGAGCCGGAGAAGCCGGCCTCGGGTGGTTCCCTGTTCGACGACGGTGGGTCGCTCTTCGACACGCCTGCGGCGCCCGCCGAAGAGAAGCCGGCCGAGGAGAAGCCGGCCGAGGAGCCTGCTGCCGATCTCGGGACCGGTGGGTCGCTCTTCGACGTTCCCGCGCAGGAGGCGGAGCCTGCTGCCGCACCCGAGGCGAAGGCGGCGCCGGCTGCTCCGGCACCGGCGCCCGAGGAGCCTGCTGTCGACCTGGGTGGGGGCGGCTCGCTCTTCGACATCCCGGCCGCACCTGCCGAGGAGGCCGCACCGGCTCCCGAGGCGAAGGCCGCGCCCGCTGCCGCCGAGCCCGAGGCACCCACCCCGGCTGCGGCTCCGGCCGCCGAGGAGCCGAGTATCGACCTCAGCGCGGGTGGTTCGCTCTTCGACATCCCAGCGAGCGAGCCTGAGCCCGCTCCCGCGAAGGCTCCCGAGGCCGCTGCTCCGGTCGAGGCCGCCGCTCCGGCCGAGGCGCCCGAGGCTGCTGCTCCGGTCGCGCCTGCCGCGCCCGCTGCGCCTGCGGCGGGTTCGGGAGTGACCTCGGAGCCGAAGACCGACGTCGACTTCGACAGCCTCGGCTCGCTCTTCGACATCGAGGCGCCGGAGGGCACGGTCACCGCCGCAGCGGCCCCTGCCCCTGCGGCTCCTGCTCCCGTCGCCGAGGCCGCTCCTGCAGCCGAGGCTGCGCCGGAGACCCCGGTCGAGGAGACGCCTGCCGAGGACACGGCCGTCGAGGTGGAGGCCCCGGCCGAGCCGGAGCCCGAGGCCAAGGCCGCCCCCGCACCGGAGCCGAAGCCGGCGCCGGCCGTGAGCGGAGACGCTCACACGCCGCGTACCGACGTCGACATCCACGAGGCAGGGTCGCTCTTCGACCTCTGA
- a CDS encoding toxin-antitoxin system HicB family antitoxin — translation MDITPYIDSLRRDLLAAAEASGPEARETAERLTYALDPAARLAVMEAVSQAAAEITAELPTGNVDVRLRGRDLEFGVTLPELAEPIPPTPPTPPAPPAPPTPPAPPEPEADDSLARVTLRIPESLKAKAEEAAAEAGQSLNTWLVGAVRAATRENAVNVDVDLSAIPHIVTEAMNSLDPFRGSNRGRSDRRMTGWL, via the coding sequence ATGGACATCACGCCGTACATCGACAGCCTGCGACGGGACCTCCTGGCCGCGGCCGAGGCATCGGGGCCGGAGGCACGGGAGACCGCGGAGCGGCTCACCTACGCACTCGACCCGGCGGCTCGGCTGGCGGTGATGGAAGCGGTGAGCCAGGCAGCCGCGGAGATCACGGCGGAGCTGCCGACGGGCAACGTGGACGTACGTCTGCGGGGACGTGACCTGGAGTTCGGGGTCACGCTGCCGGAGCTCGCGGAGCCGATCCCGCCGACACCTCCCACGCCCCCGGCGCCGCCCGCTCCCCCGACTCCCCCGGCGCCGCCGGAGCCCGAGGCCGACGACTCCCTCGCCCGGGTGACCCTGCGCATCCCGGAGTCGCTCAAGGCGAAGGCCGAGGAGGCGGCGGCCGAGGCCGGCCAGTCGCTCAACACCTGGCTCGTCGGCGCCGTACGCGCGGCCACACGGGAGAACGCGGTCAACGTCGACGTCGACCTCTCCGCGATCCCTCACATCGTCACCGAGGCGATGAACAGCCTCGATCCGTTCCGCGGAAGCAACCGCGGCAGGTCCGACCGCCGGATGACCGGCTGGCTCTGA
- a CDS encoding HpcH/HpaI aldolase/citrate lyase family protein, translating to MSHKSPKDFFAPLAVGAPAPLREIPARPSRAIHFFDPSNPKMAAKVPAMVGTVDVLLGNLEDAVKADNKVAAREGLVEIAKATDFGKTQLWTRINSLDSPWVLDDLVTLVTEIGDKLDVVMVPKVQGPEDIHYVDRLLAQLEAKGGIQKPILIHAILETARGVANVEEIALASPRMQGISLGPADLAADRKMKTTRVGGGHPGYLVRQDPVDGDIHGNRTIFQQDLWHYTIAKMVDACAEAGIYPYYGPFGDITDVVAAEDQFRNAFLLGCVGTWSLHPKQIEIANRVFSPSVEDIKHARRVVKAMGDGTGAVMLDGKMEDDASLKQCLVLVDLAEELAAIDPKLKELYDTIEIED from the coding sequence ATGAGTCACAAGAGCCCTAAGGACTTCTTCGCGCCGTTGGCGGTGGGCGCTCCCGCACCGCTGCGGGAGATCCCGGCACGGCCGAGTCGCGCGATCCATTTCTTCGACCCGTCGAACCCGAAGATGGCGGCCAAGGTGCCCGCCATGGTCGGCACCGTCGACGTGCTCCTCGGCAACCTGGAGGACGCCGTCAAGGCCGACAACAAGGTCGCCGCGCGCGAGGGCCTGGTCGAGATCGCCAAGGCGACCGACTTCGGCAAGACCCAGCTCTGGACCCGGATCAACAGCCTCGACTCCCCGTGGGTGCTCGACGACCTCGTCACCCTGGTCACCGAGATCGGCGACAAGCTCGACGTCGTGATGGTGCCGAAGGTGCAGGGCCCCGAGGACATCCACTACGTCGACCGGCTGCTGGCGCAGCTTGAGGCCAAGGGCGGCATCCAGAAGCCGATCCTGATCCACGCGATCCTCGAGACCGCGCGCGGCGTGGCCAACGTCGAGGAGATCGCCCTCGCCTCGCCGCGCATGCAGGGCATCAGCCTCGGCCCTGCCGACCTCGCTGCCGACCGCAAGATGAAGACCACCCGCGTCGGCGGCGGCCACCCGGGCTACCTGGTCCGCCAGGACCCGGTCGACGGCGACATCCACGGCAACCGCACGATCTTCCAGCAGGACCTGTGGCACTACACGATCGCCAAGATGGTCGACGCCTGTGCCGAGGCCGGGATCTACCCCTACTACGGCCCGTTCGGTGACATCACCGACGTGGTCGCGGCCGAGGACCAGTTCCGCAACGCCTTCCTGCTCGGCTGCGTCGGCACCTGGAGCCTGCACCCCAAGCAGATCGAGATCGCCAACCGCGTCTTCTCGCCCAGCGTCGAGGACATCAAGCACGCCCGCCGCGTCGTCAAGGCGATGGGCGACGGCACCGGTGCGGTCATGCTCGACGGCAAGATGGAGGACGACGCCTCCCTGAAGCAGTGCCTGGTCCTCGTCGACCTCGCCGAGGAGCTGGCCGCCATCGACCCGAAGCTCAAGGAGCTCTACGACACCATCGAGATCGAGGACTGA
- a CDS encoding GlxA family transcriptional regulator yields the protein MPAKPSIAIPIVEGMTLFEIGMPLEALGYDWDHDASPLYDVVLCGDLRGVRVHGGPRLTPQRPMAALSEADTVLVPAIRPGETISPTLLRELRRAAEGGARMVSLCTGAFALAEAGLLDGRRATTHWRWTELFRRTYPGVELDPRAIYVDDGVLTSAGSAAGLDLCLHLIRTDHGQHAANTIARNLVIASHRDGDQAQYVAADPLTEQAHWLDELRTWLRANLHEDVTLERLAAAAAVSPRTLARRFERDLATTPMRWVAAERIAVAKTLLETTDLPIDRISHEAGYYSPVTFRAGFTSEVGVTPGRYRARFTARAV from the coding sequence ATGCCTGCGAAGCCGTCCATCGCCATCCCGATCGTCGAGGGGATGACCCTCTTCGAGATCGGGATGCCGCTCGAGGCGCTCGGCTACGACTGGGACCACGACGCCAGCCCGCTCTACGACGTGGTGCTCTGCGGTGACCTGCGGGGCGTACGTGTCCACGGCGGGCCGCGGCTGACACCGCAGCGTCCGATGGCCGCGCTGAGCGAGGCGGACACGGTGCTGGTGCCGGCCATCCGGCCGGGCGAGACGATCAGCCCGACCCTGCTCCGCGAGCTCCGGCGGGCCGCCGAGGGCGGAGCCCGGATGGTGTCGCTGTGCACCGGTGCCTTCGCCCTCGCCGAGGCCGGGCTGCTCGACGGTCGCCGAGCCACGACCCACTGGCGCTGGACGGAGCTGTTCCGGCGTACGTATCCGGGGGTCGAGCTCGACCCGAGGGCGATCTACGTCGACGACGGCGTGCTGACGAGCGCGGGCTCGGCCGCGGGGCTGGACCTGTGCCTCCACCTGATCCGCACCGACCACGGCCAGCACGCCGCCAACACCATCGCCCGCAACCTGGTGATCGCCTCGCACCGCGACGGCGACCAGGCCCAGTACGTCGCGGCCGACCCGCTCACCGAGCAGGCCCACTGGCTCGACGAGCTGCGCACCTGGCTCCGCGCCAACCTGCACGAGGACGTCACCCTCGAGCGCCTGGCGGCGGCCGCCGCGGTCTCGCCGCGCACCCTCGCCCGGCGCTTCGAGCGCGACCTCGCCACCACCCCGATGCGCTGGGTGGCGGCCGAGCGGATCGCGGTCGCGAAGACCCTCCTCGAGACCACGGACCTCCCGATCGACCGGATCAGCCACGAGGCCGGCTACTACTCCCCGGTGACCTTCCGGGCCGGGTTCACCTCGGAGGTCGGGGTGACGCCCGGTCGCTACCGGGCACGGTTCACCGCTCGGGCGGTGTGA
- a CDS encoding DUF4097 family beta strand repeat-containing protein → MSTYTFMSTAPAKLFVEFGKGNLEVSATDAEETTIEIDGDDAEHLVVEQNGDTINIVDPHKGPFSRSRRYDIAVTVPARSQLRVRTGSADIATQGVLRAAWLQTGSGDVRVDRVTEEFQVETGSGDIEADTLDGRASIKSGSGDIRIGTAHDLHTKTGSGSVEIDEVEGDVSHSTGAGDFAIHSVSAGRISVKGASSDVRIGIPNGTPVWTDVNTVSGRCTSTVESAGAPAAGEPYVELRTTTVSGDITLVGL, encoded by the coding sequence ATGAGCACGTACACCTTCATGTCCACCGCGCCCGCAAAGCTGTTCGTCGAATTCGGGAAGGGCAACCTCGAGGTCTCGGCGACCGACGCCGAGGAGACGACCATCGAGATCGACGGCGACGACGCCGAGCATCTCGTGGTCGAGCAGAACGGCGACACCATCAACATCGTCGACCCGCACAAGGGCCCGTTCAGCCGCTCGCGGCGTTACGACATCGCGGTGACCGTCCCGGCCCGCAGCCAGCTGCGCGTCCGCACCGGGAGCGCCGACATCGCCACCCAGGGCGTCCTCCGGGCGGCATGGCTCCAGACCGGCTCGGGCGACGTACGGGTCGACCGGGTCACCGAGGAGTTCCAGGTCGAGACCGGCTCGGGAGACATCGAGGCCGACACCCTCGACGGGCGCGCCTCGATCAAGTCGGGATCCGGTGACATCCGGATCGGTACGGCCCACGACCTGCACACCAAGACCGGCTCCGGCAGCGTGGAGATCGACGAGGTCGAGGGCGACGTGAGCCACTCGACCGGCGCCGGCGACTTCGCCATCCACTCGGTCAGCGCGGGCCGGATCTCGGTGAAGGGAGCCTCCTCCGACGTACGCATCGGGATCCCGAACGGCACCCCGGTGTGGACCGACGTCAACACAGTGAGCGGCCGGTGCACCAGCACTGTCGAGAGCGCTGGCGCACCGGCCGCGGGTGAGCCCTATGTCGAGCTGCGTACCACCACCGTCAGTGGCGACATCACGCTCGTAGGACTCTGA
- a CDS encoding choice-of-anchor P family protein: MRSIRTLALSAAAAAVVGAVLVVPAPSQAALTNTSFGMFASGFGTRVTGGSIPANSGDLGYQTIGCTRKAGHNVNNNTAGAKVPGIGTIGATTTKQRTIKSGDMVKSISEHKIADVVLDKSPLGKVTVEGLSSVSQAWWDGKGYKADSKAKIAHVVLDPAGPGQKIDLPIPGRDKPLVIPGIATIGIGNTVEKTNADGAEAYANGIWIKLHGSDSEVIVGRSRAEINGQAFTATFRGFADSIDATALGGAVQVGKNPLTNAGCAGTKGKLKTKSIAGVPLGNAGDILDVKGLTSGQRSNQTKTTAEGYTFGEVASVNIGDGAIRIEAIRAQANAKFVKGKGASTSISGTKFGDIYVGDQKVSLAQLESALSRVDIPGLAKIETKVVVERSKNLVEVVALRLTLLDATKGTKTVVNIGHAKFKVNSNA, from the coding sequence ATGCGAAGCATCCGTACGCTTGCGCTGTCCGCAGCCGCTGCCGCCGTCGTCGGCGCAGTTCTGGTTGTGCCGGCGCCCTCACAGGCCGCACTGACGAACACCTCTTTCGGGATGTTCGCGAGCGGCTTCGGTACCCGCGTGACCGGTGGAAGCATCCCGGCCAACTCGGGCGACCTTGGATACCAGACCATCGGCTGCACCCGTAAGGCTGGTCACAACGTCAACAACAACACCGCCGGCGCCAAGGTGCCCGGCATCGGCACGATCGGCGCCACCACGACCAAGCAGCGGACGATCAAGTCCGGCGACATGGTCAAGTCCATCTCGGAGCACAAGATCGCCGACGTCGTCCTCGACAAGAGCCCGCTGGGCAAGGTCACCGTCGAGGGTCTGAGCTCGGTCTCCCAGGCCTGGTGGGACGGCAAGGGCTACAAGGCCGACTCCAAGGCCAAGATCGCTCACGTGGTCCTCGACCCGGCCGGCCCCGGCCAGAAGATCGACCTCCCGATCCCCGGCCGTGACAAGCCGCTGGTCATCCCCGGCATCGCCACCATCGGCATCGGCAACACCGTCGAGAAGACCAACGCCGACGGCGCCGAGGCTTACGCCAACGGCATCTGGATCAAGCTCCACGGCAGCGACTCCGAGGTCATCGTCGGTCGCTCCCGCGCCGAGATCAACGGCCAGGCCTTCACCGCGACCTTCCGCGGTTTCGCTGACTCCATCGACGCCACCGCTCTCGGCGGCGCCGTCCAGGTCGGCAAGAACCCGCTGACCAACGCCGGCTGCGCCGGCACCAAGGGCAAGCTGAAGACCAAGTCCATCGCCGGCGTGCCGCTGGGCAACGCGGGTGACATCCTGGACGTCAAGGGCCTGACCAGCGGTCAGCGCTCGAACCAGACCAAGACCACCGCCGAGGGTTACACCTTCGGTGAGGTCGCCAGCGTCAACATCGGCGACGGTGCGATCCGCATCGAGGCCATCCGCGCCCAGGCGAACGCCAAGTTCGTCAAGGGCAAGGGCGCCTCGACGTCCATCTCGGGCACCAAGTTCGGTGACATCTACGTCGGTGACCAGAAGGTCTCCCTCGCCCAGCTCGAGTCGGCGCTCTCCCGCGTCGACATCCCCGGCCTGGCCAAGATCGAGACCAAGGTCGTCGTCGAGCGCAGCAAGAACCTGGTCGAGGTCGTCGCCCTGCGGCTGACGCTCCTCGACGCGACCAAGGGCACCAAGACGGTCGTGAACATCGGTCACGCCAAGTTCAAGGTGAACTCGAACGCGTGA